A DNA window from Deinococcus malanensis contains the following coding sequences:
- a CDS encoding YkoP family protein, translating into MNDARGGLNVREALLRAGAFGAWAGGRGGGPEVAVLIPVTSAAGLRLSLDTLAGHDVQATLVVPAGLAQHAPAMLRTATHAGHELAGQGDPARLALLEAVAAQRVTVWDARDLPWSALRSLAKQGVSPLPHPAPQPEPGQTVELRPSDLADRLTALRESGYRPVPLRQLPGLRRARGHDLMFLAYQRLVEDRFTRNSGVIDLIQRADGVMRIAPHDHAPAPLPLAPGTPTAELHLHSPRIVGLASRGALGAYRAYQRSLRDVAQALQTMPQLQQAQAVFAVTLFHAPLAQSGFTLLELPPMRARWYALGFRLIRLMYGTARTPSEGKPKMAWMAREAFLERYGR; encoded by the coding sequence ATGAACGACGCCAGGGGGGGCCTGAATGTACGAGAGGCGCTGCTGCGCGCCGGAGCCTTCGGTGCCTGGGCCGGGGGTCGGGGCGGTGGGCCGGAGGTGGCCGTGCTGATCCCGGTGACGAGCGCAGCCGGATTGCGTCTGAGCCTGGATACCCTGGCTGGTCATGACGTGCAGGCGACCCTGGTGGTCCCTGCCGGGCTGGCTCAGCATGCACCTGCCATGCTGAGAACGGCCACCCACGCCGGGCACGAACTGGCCGGGCAGGGTGATCCGGCCAGGCTAGCGCTGCTGGAAGCCGTGGCGGCCCAGCGGGTGACGGTCTGGGACGCCCGCGACCTTCCCTGGTCTGCCCTGAGATCGCTGGCGAAGCAGGGGGTCTCTCCCCTGCCCCACCCCGCCCCCCAGCCGGAACCGGGGCAGACGGTGGAACTCCGGCCCTCTGATCTGGCCGACCGCCTGACCGCCCTGCGTGAGTCGGGCTACCGGCCGGTTCCGCTGCGCCAGTTGCCTGGCCTGCGCCGCGCACGCGGCCATGACCTGATGTTCCTGGCCTACCAGCGGCTGGTCGAGGATCGCTTTACCCGGAATTCGGGAGTCATTGACCTGATACAGCGCGCCGATGGCGTGATGCGGATCGCGCCACACGACCACGCTCCGGCTCCGCTGCCCCTGGCTCCAGGTACCCCCACTGCCGAACTGCACCTGCACTCCCCGCGCATTGTGGGGCTGGCCAGCCGTGGAGCGCTGGGAGCCTACCGGGCCTACCAGCGCAGCCTGCGTGACGTGGCGCAGGCTTTGCAGACCATGCCTCAGCTGCAGCAGGCACAAGCGGTCTTTGCGGTCACGTTGTTTCATGCACCCCTGGCGCAGTCCGGCTTTACGCTGCTGGAATTGCCTCCCATGCGTGCCCGCTGGTATGCCCTGGGATTCCGGCTGATCCGCCTGATGTACGGCACCGCCCGCACCCCCAGCGAGGGAAAGCCGAAAATGGCCTGGATGGCCCGTGAGGCCTTTCTGGAGCGCTACGGCCGCTGA
- a CDS encoding glycosyltransferase, whose amino-acid sequence MKPLRIGLFTDTFLPDQNGIVTSVGLLSDELRAQGHDVEIVAPDFPEHVEVRPDVYRVPSVKYVFLPTYRLAWPTRKDFERHYDIVHTHTPLTLGLAGARLARKWKVPHVATYHTHIEAYTHYVPGFTTMQRHTGAVTRTAGLYYGRADAVITPTAGMFDVLRRMNARNPVVIPTSIEPRVLRTAPPVASPWPEGRRRLLTVGRLAREKRFDHVLDTLPALPEAHLVILGEGPEREHLELHARRLGVEDRVTFLGVKPWTEIGAYYRLAELFLFASDTETQGLVLQEAQLMGVPVVAVGARGTLSGVAHERSGYLVPPGDVNRLIRHARAVLDDPQLWARLSAGARAFGATTTPAGVARQVLEVYAQVLGMPSVVTFPEAAPGHPRNTLVYDQ is encoded by the coding sequence ATGAAGCCGTTGCGCATCGGCCTGTTTACGGACACCTTTCTGCCTGACCAGAACGGCATCGTGACCAGTGTCGGGCTGCTGAGCGATGAACTACGCGCTCAGGGCCACGATGTCGAGATTGTCGCTCCGGACTTTCCTGAGCATGTCGAAGTGCGCCCTGACGTTTACCGGGTGCCCAGCGTCAAGTATGTCTTTTTGCCCACCTACCGGCTGGCCTGGCCGACCCGCAAGGACTTCGAGCGTCATTACGACATCGTGCACACGCACACGCCGCTGACGCTGGGGCTGGCCGGGGCGCGCCTGGCCCGCAAGTGGAAGGTGCCGCACGTCGCGACGTATCACACCCATATCGAGGCCTATACCCATTACGTTCCGGGTTTCACCACCATGCAGCGGCACACTGGCGCGGTGACCCGGACTGCCGGTCTGTATTACGGCCGTGCCGACGCTGTCATTACCCCAACGGCCGGGATGTTCGACGTGCTGCGGCGCATGAATGCCCGCAATCCGGTGGTGATCCCGACCAGTATTGAACCGCGTGTGCTGCGTACGGCGCCGCCCGTCGCCAGCCCCTGGCCGGAGGGTCGCCGCCGGCTGCTGACGGTAGGGCGCCTGGCGCGCGAGAAACGCTTTGACCATGTGCTCGACACCCTGCCGGCCCTGCCTGAAGCGCATCTGGTGATCCTGGGCGAGGGCCCAGAGCGTGAACATCTGGAACTGCATGCCCGGCGCCTGGGTGTAGAAGACCGCGTGACGTTTCTGGGCGTCAAGCCCTGGACCGAGATCGGGGCGTATTACCGCCTGGCCGAGCTGTTCCTGTTCGCCAGCGATACCGAGACCCAGGGGCTGGTGCTGCAGGAGGCCCAGCTGATGGGGGTGCCGGTGGTGGCCGTGGGTGCGCGCGGAACCCTGAGCGGGGTGGCCCATGAACGCAGCGGCTATCTGGTGCCTCCAGGCGACGTCAACCGGCTGATCCGCCATGCCCGCGCGGTGCTCGACGACCCTCAGCTGTGGGCCCGGCTGTCTGCAGGGGCGCGTGCGTTCGGGGCGACCACCACGCCGGCCGGCGTGGCCCGGCAGGTGCTGGAGGTTTACGCCCAGGTGCTGGGCATGCCCAGCGTGGTCACTTTTCCGGAGGCGGCGCCCGGTCATCCCCGAAATACCCTCGTGTATGACCAGTGA
- a CDS encoding glycosyltransferase: MPEFSVVIPARNEAKYLPQTLRALERQLRAPAEVIVVDNGSTDDTVQVARAWGARVLCCPERGVARARQLGLVEARSEWVATTDADSLPIPEWLQRFDQAAPGRVALYGPMQFCGVSPAMVRLSRGSYSAFLHTCRMLGKPNLAGGNMAYSREAALLAGGYPLVEAYEDVILGQELDRLGKVAYVRGALVETSGRRLEGGLAPFLWRHIRNVTGHTRGYFGDDRAPPPEK, translated from the coding sequence GTGCCCGAATTTTCGGTTGTGATTCCCGCCCGCAATGAGGCGAAGTACCTGCCCCAGACGCTGCGGGCGCTGGAACGGCAGCTCAGAGCTCCGGCCGAAGTGATCGTGGTGGACAATGGCAGCACCGACGACACCGTACAGGTGGCCCGCGCCTGGGGAGCACGGGTCCTGTGCTGTCCGGAGCGTGGGGTGGCCCGCGCACGGCAGCTGGGTCTGGTGGAGGCCCGGAGTGAATGGGTGGCCACGACCGATGCCGATTCGCTGCCCATTCCGGAGTGGTTGCAGAGGTTCGATCAGGCCGCTCCAGGCCGCGTGGCCCTCTACGGCCCCATGCAGTTCTGTGGCGTCTCGCCAGCCATGGTGAGGCTGTCGCGCGGAAGTTACAGCGCGTTTCTGCACACCTGCCGGATGCTGGGCAAACCCAATCTGGCCGGCGGCAACATGGCTTACTCGCGTGAAGCAGCCCTGCTGGCCGGCGGCTATCCGCTGGTGGAGGCCTACGAGGACGTGATCCTGGGGCAGGAACTCGACCGTCTGGGCAAAGTAGCGTACGTGCGCGGGGCCCTGGTCGAGACCAGTGGGCGCCGGCTCGAAGGCGGGCTGGCTCCGTTTCTGTGGCGTCACATACGCAACGTCACTGGTCATACACGAGGGTATTTCGGGGATGACCGGGCGCCGCCTCCGGAAAAGTGA
- a CDS encoding MFS transporter, producing MSRRPLRELLPLRPGTAAGVLAAGLTLACAEFVRSGLYGAYLTQVIDTKFHLPVAVAGAAWTSHMVADTLMRGPAGGLIQRFGPRRVALAGAAVSLLALSLLPLAHSAWMLLLVAAIHGIGFSPMWPAAMNLTADAARPGYEGRVLTVVSTSVMPLTGLGFMVYGALAHRPDVWAITIALVMLSLSLLLSLLLPARRHIEAAAEGGERRSSPRALLPALLPLLPAALMQTLTQALIGNWLFRMAPKFGLEYWDLVALLVVGGAVAFGSMPFTGRIADRGRARLAVTVGYALVALGLAGFAFMPPVWTLFLLAACTGLGYAFLTPGWAALVAQTLPEAQRPAAWGVLMTVENGGFAAGPLLGGLALQQAGVRGPFALGAVLALITSLGYVLFRRHFQSRPPGVETPVKAGGAD from the coding sequence ATGAGCCGCCGACCTCTGCGTGAACTTCTGCCTCTGCGTCCCGGCACCGCCGCTGGCGTTCTGGCGGCCGGGCTGACGCTGGCGTGCGCGGAATTCGTCCGGAGTGGTCTGTACGGTGCTTACCTGACCCAGGTGATCGACACGAAATTTCATCTGCCGGTGGCGGTGGCTGGAGCTGCATGGACCTCGCACATGGTGGCCGATACCCTGATGCGCGGCCCGGCTGGAGGGCTGATCCAGCGCTTCGGTCCCAGGCGTGTGGCGCTTGCAGGCGCTGCTGTCAGCCTGCTGGCCCTGAGCCTGCTGCCGCTGGCCCACAGCGCCTGGATGCTGCTGCTGGTCGCTGCAATCCATGGCATTGGCTTCTCGCCTATGTGGCCAGCTGCCATGAACCTCACAGCCGACGCGGCACGCCCCGGCTACGAAGGCCGGGTGCTGACGGTGGTCAGCACTTCGGTGATGCCGCTCACTGGCCTGGGCTTCATGGTGTATGGGGCGCTGGCCCACCGTCCGGACGTGTGGGCCATCACCATAGCCCTGGTCATGCTGAGCCTGAGCCTGCTGCTTTCGCTGCTGCTGCCCGCCCGCCGTCACATCGAGGCTGCGGCCGAAGGCGGCGAGCGCAGGAGCAGCCCCCGGGCGCTGCTGCCAGCCCTGTTGCCACTCCTGCCAGCCGCCCTGATGCAGACGCTGACGCAGGCCCTGATCGGCAACTGGCTGTTTCGCATGGCGCCCAAATTTGGCCTGGAATACTGGGATCTGGTCGCCCTTCTGGTGGTTGGCGGTGCGGTGGCCTTCGGCAGCATGCCGTTTACCGGCCGCATAGCCGACCGTGGCCGGGCCCGTCTGGCGGTGACTGTTGGCTATGCCCTGGTTGCGCTGGGGCTGGCAGGCTTCGCATTCATGCCCCCGGTGTGGACCCTGTTTCTCCTCGCGGCCTGTACAGGCCTGGGCTACGCGTTCCTGACTCCCGGCTGGGCAGCCCTGGTAGCCCAGACCCTGCCCGAGGCCCAGCGTCCCGCTGCCTGGGGTGTCCTCATGACTGTAGAGAATGGGGGCTTCGCGGCCGGACCACTGCTGGGTGGTCTGGCGCTGCAGCAGGCCGGGGTCCGTGGCCCGTTTGCCCTGGGTGCAGTCCTGGCCTTGATAACGTCACTGGGCTACGTGCTGTTCCGGCGGCACTTCCAGTCACGCCCCCCAGGAGTCGAAACGCCTGTCAAGGCGGGAGGCGCCGATTAG
- a CDS encoding polysaccharide deacetylase family protein — protein MSVAAAEVLGRAAGWGAMGPGKPNGHLVAVTFDDGPGPRTAELLTVLARHGARATFFVTAPAVQTHAAQLQALRSAGHQFEAHGRWHIHALLLPPWREWRQVRWHPRTQEPGPHFYRPPYGGHSPWTRLFARLQGRQIALWDVEGRDWTSGDAAGLAGQALARVRPGSVILLHDGPAVTPELLDHLLEGLAARGLQAVTMNELPPQRIGLRAGVRRLLSSYGH, from the coding sequence GTGTCGGTGGCTGCTGCTGAGGTTCTGGGACGAGCGGCGGGCTGGGGGGCCATGGGCCCGGGGAAGCCCAATGGCCACCTTGTCGCGGTGACCTTCGATGACGGCCCTGGTCCGCGCACTGCGGAGTTGCTGACTGTCCTGGCGCGGCACGGCGCACGCGCTACGTTCTTCGTGACTGCGCCAGCCGTACAGACCCACGCGGCGCAGCTCCAAGCGCTACGCAGTGCCGGGCATCAGTTCGAAGCGCATGGCCGCTGGCACATCCACGCCCTGCTGCTGCCTCCCTGGCGGGAATGGAGGCAGGTGCGCTGGCATCCCCGTACACAGGAGCCTGGGCCGCACTTCTACCGCCCCCCATACGGAGGGCATAGCCCCTGGACGCGGCTGTTTGCGCGCCTTCAGGGCCGGCAGATCGCGCTGTGGGATGTCGAGGGACGGGACTGGACCAGCGGCGACGCTGCTGGGCTTGCCGGGCAGGCTCTGGCGCGTGTGCGCCCTGGCAGCGTGATTCTGTTGCATGACGGTCCCGCCGTCACACCAGAGCTTCTTGACCACCTGCTGGAGGGGCTGGCGGCGCGGGGTCTTCAGGCCGTGACCATGAATGAGCTGCCCCCCCAGCGCATCGGCCTGCGCGCAGGTGTCCGGCGGCTCCTGAGCAGCTACGGGCACTGA
- the recR gene encoding recombination mediator RecR: protein MKYPPSLVSLIRELSRLPGIGPKSAQRLAFHLFEQPREDIERLAGALLAAKRDLHTCPICFNITDAERCDVCSDPSRDQNLICVVEEPGDVIAIERSGEYRGLYHVLHGVLSPMNGVGPEKLHIKPLLPRVQEGQEIILATGTTVEGDATALYLQRLLEPLGAVVSRIAYGLPVGGALEYADEVTLGRALTGRQRVSK from the coding sequence GTGAAATACCCTCCTTCCCTCGTGTCGCTGATCCGGGAGCTCTCGCGCTTACCCGGGATCGGGCCCAAAAGTGCGCAGCGGCTGGCCTTTCACCTGTTCGAGCAGCCCCGCGAGGACATCGAGCGGCTGGCCGGTGCGCTTCTCGCGGCCAAGCGCGACCTGCACACCTGTCCGATCTGTTTCAACATCACCGACGCCGAGCGCTGTGATGTCTGCAGCGACCCCAGCCGCGACCAGAATCTGATCTGCGTGGTCGAGGAACCCGGCGACGTGATTGCCATCGAGCGCAGCGGCGAGTACCGGGGGCTGTACCACGTGTTGCACGGGGTGTTGAGCCCCATGAACGGAGTCGGCCCCGAAAAGCTTCACATCAAGCCGCTGCTGCCCCGGGTTCAGGAGGGCCAGGAGATTATTCTGGCCACCGGCACGACTGTTGAGGGTGACGCGACTGCGCTGTACCTGCAGCGTCTGCTGGAGCCTCTGGGTGCCGTTGTCAGCCGCATCGCCTATGGTCTGCCGGTAGGCGGAGCCCTGGAATACGCCGATGAGGTCACGCTGGGCCGGGCCCTGACCGGCCGGCAGCGCGTGAGCAAGTAA
- a CDS encoding YbaB/EbfC family nucleoid-associated protein → MDMKKLMKQMQQAQVAANRIQENLAAQTVEGSASGLVTVTMNGHGKVQGLKIKPEAVDADDVEALEDLILVALQDAGAKADALQQEATRGLGIPGF, encoded by the coding sequence ATGGACATGAAGAAGCTGATGAAGCAGATGCAGCAGGCCCAGGTGGCTGCCAACCGGATCCAGGAGAACCTGGCTGCGCAGACGGTGGAAGGCTCGGCCAGCGGACTGGTCACCGTCACCATGAACGGGCACGGCAAGGTGCAGGGCCTGAAGATCAAGCCTGAGGCCGTGGACGCCGATGACGTCGAAGCGCTGGAGGATCTGATTCTGGTGGCTCTGCAGGACGCGGGTGCCAAGGCCGATGCGCTTCAGCAGGAAGCCACACGTGGCCTGGGTATCCCCGGATTCTGA
- a CDS encoding NUDIX hydrolase, giving the protein MTPPATSAVPAMPVGLAVDVAAFAMHDGVLRVLLVQRGELPHARDWALPGGLVLSGEELHEAALRVLRTETTVELEPRHLEQFHTFGEVGRDPRGRIVSVAHLAVLPHGTVEVSGGGHTLGAEWFSAHQPPALAFDHQSILDRALARLQLRLEYANLALEFLPETFTLPELQGVHEAILNRKLDKRNFRKRLLAQGVLTPSGERRTGVGRPAQLYRKAKNARSAAL; this is encoded by the coding sequence ATGACGCCTCCTGCCACTTCGGCTGTGCCGGCCATGCCTGTAGGTCTGGCGGTGGACGTGGCGGCCTTTGCCATGCACGACGGCGTTCTGCGGGTGCTGCTTGTCCAGCGCGGCGAATTGCCACACGCGCGGGACTGGGCGTTGCCGGGCGGGCTGGTGCTGTCTGGTGAGGAATTGCACGAGGCTGCCCTGCGGGTACTGCGGACCGAGACGACCGTGGAACTCGAACCCCGTCACCTGGAACAGTTCCACACCTTCGGGGAGGTGGGCCGGGACCCACGCGGCCGCATTGTGAGCGTCGCGCATCTCGCGGTGTTGCCTCACGGAACGGTAGAGGTGTCGGGCGGCGGACATACGCTGGGCGCCGAGTGGTTCAGTGCGCACCAGCCGCCTGCCCTGGCCTTTGACCACCAGAGCATTCTCGACCGCGCCCTGGCCCGGCTGCAGCTGCGCCTGGAATACGCCAATCTGGCGCTTGAATTCCTGCCGGAGACCTTTACCCTTCCCGAACTGCAGGGCGTTCACGAAGCGATCCTGAACCGCAAGCTCGACAAGCGGAATTTTCGCAAACGCCTGCTGGCCCAGGGGGTCCTGACGCCCAGCGGAGAGCGCCGGACCGGCGTAGGTCGCCCGGCACAGCTGTACCGCAAAGCCAAGAACGCCCGCAGCGCGGCGCTCTGA